The nucleotide sequence CGATTACGACGTAACCTATTTTTTCTTCCCTGCCGTTTTGATCTTTCGTTATCCCTTCGTATATAACAGGGGAAGACGCAATCTTTTGAAAAGATTGCGCTTCCGGAAAAACTTGATTCATAAAAGGTATCACATCATTATCTGTATGAGTCCAACTGAAACCCAACGTTAGGAGGAATATAACTGCTGCTGCAAAAACAATAATCTTACTTAATAATTTTTTCATAATTTTTTTTATTTTTGCTCCTGTTAAAGATCTGCCTCACTGCAATTATGCGGCCTCTACTTTATTGGCTTTCTTTTTTGAGGATATTAAAGAATTTAACCGCACTGTAAGGATAATTAGTCCAAGAAGAATGGCTCCGAAGATTAACAGTCCCATACCGGCAGCCTGCATCTCGCCTTCACCAATGCTGCTGACGATCCAAGCCAGGGTAAAGGCTCCCCACAGTACGGATATGGAAGTCAAAACCCAGCGAGTTACGGACATTTTGCCTGCAGCCTGGAACTTGATATAGACAAACCATAGGGATGATACCATGAGTGCACCCAGAATTAACCAGAATATGATCATCATTCTCTCCTCTTTTCTAAAATATTTTTACTTATTCCAGAAGTTCTTTGTCGCATCTGAAGCACTCACTTTTCCGTATCCAAACAGATCATCAAAGAACCTTAGGATTGGACGGGCTGGCGTTCTTGTTCCCAGCTTCACGAAATCATGGTGCCATTCATCAAGTTTGTTATATGGACATACTTTAACGCAGATTCCACAGTCAGTTCCAACTTGTGCCCATTGGGACAAGCATTTTTCGGCATCTAAAGCCCATTTTTTTACACCGCCACTTGTGGATACCGTTATCGTTTTAAAACTTGGTTCTTTGTCATGCGATATCGCTTGCGAAGGACAAGCGTCGGCGCACTTCCTGCAGGTTTTACAAAATTCTGCAACCCCGAAAGTAATCGGTTTATCAACAGCTAACGGCAAATTCGTAAAGATTTTGCACAATCTGACTCTTGGTCCATATTTAGGCGTAATGAGGATCCCAATTCTGCTAAGTTCTCCTAATCCTGCGTGAACGCCCAAGGGAACACTTAATGCTGTATCATTGCCGCAAGGTATGGCCCGATAACCTAATCTTCTCAAGAAAGTTGCCACCTTATGAGCCGTTACACCCATATTGGAGTAGATATTGCCGGCAGAAGCACCTTCAAGCAGAGCCGGAGCAGCTTGAAAACTTTCATAATTCATTTCAAAAGCCATTACGATTACGTTTGTCGGTTCAAACGGGAAGACATTTGGTTTTAAAGTCGCCGTCTTCGGGTCAGTGATAACATCCGTGTAGACCCATCTATCATCATAGGGTGCGATTCCTACTAAATCTGCTCCAAAAAAGGTGGCTACCTTTTTTACCACTTGGCTTGCAAGTTCAGGCGTTTGAAATTTGTAAACATTAGGACTTACTTTTCCTTCCCAGTTATATAATCCTAAATTCGCGAATCCAGGAGCATGATAGCCATTGACATCATCCTCAACGGACCAAGCTGCATCATCCATAGCATATTCAAGCTGACCCCAGCCCTCTCCGCCTTCTTGAGGGATTTCACCGGTTTTTTTCCCGACATACTTAAAAAAGTCTGCTTGAACAATTTGATCCCCGCGAAAAGCTCTCATAAACACAGTATTCTTTTGATTATAACGTTTGTAATCACTCGAAATCTCCATCGGCATCGTATCATGTTGTTCAATGCCTGCAGCATTCGCTACGCTGTTTACCCCAGGAAGCTCGTAACCTAACAAAGCCGCACCAGCTGCCCCAACCCCCATTCCTATAGATTTTTTCAAGAAGTTCCGCCTACTCAGTCTTAACTTTTTTCCATCAGAATCCTGTTTGACCAAAGTCATGTTTTTGCCTCCTTTTTTCTTATTTAATTCAAAATACCATGGAGAAAAAAAGAGAACCAGTAGTCTGGATTACCGTAGTAAGCCCAAATTACTAGTTCGTATATCTGAAAAATCGTATTTAGTAAGAAAATTATTTAATCTTTTGTCTTGCCTGGTACTGTTCTAGTCCGTTTAAATCCTTGATATAGTAGTACCCGTCAATTTGCTCAATATAATTCATACCTTTAAGCTTTTTGATAATTTTGATACTGGTAATCCTATTGATCCCGAGTAAATGGCCAATAAATTGGTGACTGATTTTGAAATTCAATTTAATCATGTTCTCTGTTTCAATACCATAAGATTTGGCCATTGATATAAAAAGATTGCATATTCTCCATTCAACATCATGAAAAAGTAATTCTTCTATTCGAGACATGCTTGAAAAAAATTTCTTTGTCAATGATTCCATAATAAATAATGATATATCCAGATTATTTAATATTAATTCCATAAGTTTATTTTTGGATAGATGAATGATATAAGAATCTTCAACTGCTTTGAAGTATGTAAAAGCCGGAACATCGAAAAGCAGATTAGACTCCAGGAAAATACTTCCATCTTCAAGAATGAATTCTATTTTTTCGTTACCTTCAGGAGAGTATTCTATACATAATACCCGTCCCTTTAAAATATAATAAAATTTGTCAATGATTTCGCCTGGCGAAGCTATCGTTGTATTTTTTTTGTAAAATTCTTTCTCTCCCGCTTCAATTAAAGTCTTTGATACTCTTTGTGATCTGAGGATGCTAGAAAACATTTCTTTCAAAATTAATTCACCCCCTAAGACCAATTTCCAGAAAATCAAATTGGAGAGTCTCTATCTTAGATCAGTTTTTATTATTTTAGCTATCTCTACTTTTTAAATTAATATTACACTCTTTCAATATTTTTTACAAAAATAAAAATAATCTTTTGCCCTATAGGTCCATTTGTTTTACATAGAGTTAAAAAAGACGGTTTTCGATTGCAATACCGCCCATTCTGTCCATTAATCTATTCACAATTAATTACACCAATATCTTCATCTTCCGGAGGTAAAGGCTCAGAACATTTTTAAGAAATAATATAATCCCGCCTAACATTCAGAATATAGCAGAAGACAGAGATTAACTAGTAGTCCAGACAACTAACGACCCTGGCTTTTGATCCGTTATATCCTTTATCTGGATATCCTGAAATTCGCCAACGTAAAAATGACCAAGGCTGAAAGCCAAGGTCATAAGGAAGTTAGGATATTCGATTAAGAAATAGCGTGATAAGCCTGCCATTCACTTATCACAATCATGATAGCGACAGTCGATATCAATACAATAAATAATAAATCCCCCATACTTAATTTTCTTTTCATTCTTTGACCTCGATGTTATTCAATTCATTTGTAGATCTTGCTTCGATTTCTTCTATTCCTTTGGTTCCTTGGGTGCCTTGGGTCCTTTGAGTTCTTTTAATTCCCGGAACCTTTTTCAGTTTTGCGTTTTCTAAGCTCACTTTTTCTAAAATCCCCATGATATATCTCCTAGGACGCAAGATGATCTCATTGAGTATGAGCCCCGGACAGAAAAACCTGCACCAGAATCTGCTGATAAAGAAAGAACTAAAAATCACAGCCGGCAAAATCAGCCACTGGATACCGAATCCCTGCCGGCCAAACAAAGTGGCGAATGGCTCATAACCGGCAAAACTCGGTGACTTCGTCAGGAATGCACCTATGAGTGCCAGGTATATGAGAATATACCTTATTTTAGCCGCTTTGGCTTCGATTGCTTTATTGCAGCATTTAAATTTACCGCCGCCCACTTTTGCCGTGATTTCCTGTAAAGCGCCAAACGGGCAAAGCCAGAAACAGTAAACGTTCTTTCCTAATATCAAGGTGATAACCGGGATTCCGATTAAGAGGATATACCAAACGAGGTTTTCACGGATTGACGGGAAATTACCCATGAGAAGTGCGGCAATGTTGGCAAGGGAAATCGATGTATTGTATTGGAAGCCGATGAAGACTAAACTGCCTATCAGGGCGATCCAGCGCAGTTTTCTTTGTTTGAATGCTACGCCGATCACCGCCGGGATGACCAAAGCGATGACGGCAATTTCCTTTGAGCCAAACTTAAACGGCTGAACCTCATCCTTCACATCCAGACCGAACTCGTCCCTGGCTACGGCATGGCTGCCCCGGGAAATGGCCTTGGCTATCCCCCGGGAAGAAAAGGTAGCGCCCGATATCCGGTCGATATCCTTGTTAATGGACAAGGGGTCCGTGATGTCTTTGCCGATGAATTTCTCCAGATATTTCTGCTCGATGACCTTATCAATGAAGGATGGCGTATCCTTATGGGCGGCAATAACCGTCCCGACAATTTTTCCTTTGAGGTCAATTCCTGTGACCATTTTAATCGGACCGCCATAAGCAACCGCTTGCTCGATTACGACGTAACCAACTCTTTCTTCCTCACCGTTTTGATCTTTTGTTCTCCCTTCGTATATAACAGGGGAAGACGCAATCTTTTGAAAAGATTGCGCTTCCGGAAAAACTTGATTCATAAACGGGATGATATCACGATCTGTATGAGTCCAACTGAAACCCAACGTTAAGAGAAATACAACTGTTGCTGCAAATACAATGATTTTATTTGTTGAGTTTTTCATTTCCAGCTCCTGTTAAAGGTCTGCCTGACTAAAATTATGCGGCCTCTACTTTATTGACTTTCTTTTTTGGAATCAAGGAATTCAACCGTACTGTCACGATAACTAGGACAAGAAGAATCGCTCCGAAAATTAACAGTCCCATGCCTGCGGCCTGCATCTCGTCTTCTCCAATGCTACTAACGATCCAGGCCAGGGTAAAGGCTCCCCACAGTACGGATATGGATGTTAAAATCCAGCGGGCCACGGACATTTTGCCTGCAGCCTGGAATTTGATATAGACAAACCAAAATGATGACGCGATGAGTGCTCCCAGGAACATCCAAAATATTATCATTTTATCTCTCCTCTTCTCATTAATGCATTTACATTTATTTCCAAAAATCCTTTACGGCCTCAGCAACCGTTGCTTTTCCGTATCCAAACAGATCATCAAAGTACCTTAGAATCGGTCTTGCAGGCGTCTTCGTAGCAAATTTTGCTAAATCATGGTGCCATTCGCTCGGTTTGTTGTATGGACAGACTTTAATACAGATTCCGCAGTCAGTACCAGCGTCAGCCCACTGTGTTAAGCATTTCTCAGCATTTACGGCCCACCTTTTTACACCACCATTTGTGGAGACCGTTGAGACTTCAAAACTTGGTTCTTTATCATGGGTTATCGCTTGCGAAGGACAGGCATCTGCACATTTCCTGCAGGTCTTACAAAACTCCCTGACCCCAAAAGTAATCGGTTTGTCAACAGCCAAAGGCAAATCGGTAAATATTTTGCAGAACCGCTGTCTCGGTCCAAATTGCGGAGTGATAACAATTCCTATTCTGCTGAGTTCTCCCAGTCCGGCATGAATCGCCAAAGGAACGCTCAAGGCAGTGTCATTGCCGCAGGGTACGGTTTGGTAACCTAGAGCTCTAACAAAATGGGACATCTTATTTACGACAACACTCATACTGGAATAAATATTTCCGGCAGACGCAAGTTCAAGAGATGTCGGGGCAGCTTGGAAGCCCTCGTAACTCATTTCAAGAGCCATGACAATAACACTTTTAGGTGTAAACGGGAGATCATTAGGAACGCTATCCATCTTTTGCATATCGTATACACGTGAAAATACCCACCGCTCGTCATAAGGGGCAATTCCTACCAGACTCGCACCAAAGAATTTTGCAGCCTTTTTAACGGCTTTACTTGCAGCTTCAGGGCTCTCAAAAGTGTATTTATCAGGGTTTACTTTGCCGCTAATTTGCGGGTTCTTCCATTCGTATAATCCCTGACTGGCAAAACCTGGAGCATGATAACCATTGATACCATCCTCTACCCCAAAGGCACCGACTTTCATAGCCTCTTCAAGTCTGCCATAGCCGTCTGCTACCTTATTCGGTATTACGCCCATGTGTTTTCCGAAATAAGTGTCAAATGAAGGTTTAACTATAGGATCTCCCGCCATTGCACGCATAATCACATTGTATTTTTGATCATACCGTTTGTAATCTGCGGAAATTTCCACCGGATACGAATCATGCTCTACGACCTCTGCAGCATTGGCTATGCCATCGTAACCTAACATAGCTGCACCTGCTGCCCCAACCCCCATTCCGACTGAGGTTTTTAAGAAACCCCGTCTACTAAATTTTTTGGGAATAGCCTTTTCTTGTTCTGTGCTTTCAGTTTTTTCTTTACCGAAATCCATAGTACATCTCCTCCCTAAAATATTTTTTTCTACCAATAAGTTATCATTTCTCAAAATTAATAGTAGAAGTCCACACTACAAATGTAGCCTAGGCTACATTTTTATTTGTTTTGATAAAAGTATAATTAGTGTGTGATAATATTAAGGTAGAAAGGAAAAGTACTATATTAATATTGGGGAGTTTGGTTTTTATGAAATACTCACCCGTTGAAGAATTCTCAAGAATTTACAAGCTAGATAACTTTTCCAAAACATTTATTGAAAATGGTAAGGAATTATTCTTTAAAAAAAATTCAGTTATTGCGTCTCCAGGAGACGTCACGGAAGGATTTTATTTTGTCAAAGAAGGCAGAGTCATTGCTTCTGAATTCTCTCCCAAAGGAAATGAACGGATCATATGCATTCTTGAGAAGAGCAGTATTTTCTTAGAATCCAATGTTCTTTTTAATGTTCCGGTTTTTTGTTACTTTAAAGCAAGTATAGATACCACGCTAGTCTTTATAAAGAAAGAAGATCTATTGGACCTATTGGCAAAAGACTTAAATGTAACGCTTTTTCTCTTGCAATCCCTTACAAAGAAATTTTATTCCAATATGAATCATATTGATGAATTGCTCTATCACGATACAGAATGGGGGATGTGCAACCTTTTTTTAACATTAGCCGAAAATTTCGGAGTTGAAGAAGACACAAAAATCAAGTTAAATATTAAAATCAGCCAGCAGTTTATCAGCAATCTTCTCGGTATAAATCGAATAACGACATTAAGGATTATAAAAAAATTAAAGGAATTAATGTTAATCGAGCAGACGAACGGGTATTACTATATCAAAGACATCCAGCAGTTAAGGGACTATCAAACGAGTATCTATACGCAATTATAAATTTCTATTGCTTTAAGGAGTTTTACCTGATTATGCTGTTTAGCTGCTGAACAGTGAAAAGTGATTCAATAACTGCATAATGAATGATTTACATCTACTTATCCATACATGTTTTTCTCATTTTCGATAAAAGGCAGCACTACTAAAAAGAACGCCTAAAAAGACGTTCTTTTATTCAACAAACTTAATTGGGATACCTATGGAAATGATTTATTTGTCCACGATTTTTGCCCCAAAAGGAATCAAAGCCAACTGGGCAAACTTAAAATGCTGGAGCCCAAACGGAATGCCGACGATGGTGACGCAGAAAATAAGGCCGATAATTAAATGATGTACGGCCAGCTCCCATCCCAGAAAAATCAGCCAGAGAATATTTAAAAGTAATCCCCCGACCCCAAAGCCGCCAAGGATAACTTCTTTGCCGAATGGCCACAAAACAAGCAGGGATATTTTAAAACACTGAAGGCCAAAAGGAATGCCGACGATGGTGACACATAAAACCACCCCTGCCACAAACCACAGAATTGCTCCGATAATGCCGCCAAATAGCAGCCAGATTAGATTGCCGATAAAGTTCATCTTTGTTTTCCTCCAAATATTGGGCCGGTCGCATAGAATTGCTTATTCCGCATTGGCACTCAGTGCCACCGGGATCTGAACCCATCTGCCCCTCTTTTTATCCTCAGTATAAACCACATAGGTATCGCCGATGATATCGGTCAAGGCCTGTTTCCGAGGATGAAATGCGCAAATCAAATAACCCAGGTAGGTGCCGAGCAGCTGTGCCAGTGTTCTCCCGACGACTTCCCGCATAGCGACTGCAGACCAGCTGAGCGGGCTGCCATCTTTGCTTATAACTTTAATTCCCATGATCATCTTCCCGAGTGTCTGTCCGAAATACATCGTCAGCAAAACGAAATATATACTTCCCCAGATGCCCGGAAAGAGTGCATTGATCAGGACAAATGATTTAATGGTTGTTGTTTCAAGACCTGCAGGCCATATAACCCGGAAAAATATCTGACTGCTCATCGCAATGACTGCCAGATCAATGATAAAGGCCCAGAATCTGGTCCAAAAACCAACGACTCTTAAATCTACAACATTGACATTTTCCATTGTATTTGCACTTTCCGCTGTCTGATCACCGCTATTTGTAATATAATCAATATCCATGGCTGAATCACGCTCCTTTAGCGATACAGGTACATCACGGTAGGTACCGCGCTGTCCTGCAAATCCTGTTTGATTCCCAAGAAATCAAGTTGGGGAGACACCATGGAGAAGAGCCGATTCAAATTAAACAGCGTTTCATTTTGATATTGGATAACGTTTGGATCACTTTCGTTAATCATTTTTGCTGCTTCAGCAATGGCTCCGTCCAGATCACCGATCTGATCGATGAGGCCCAGCGATTTAGCCTGCGTCGCTGTATACACTCTTCCATCGGCGACTTTGATGACGGTCTGCCGGTCCATTTCTCTTCCTTTTGCCACTGCATCGACAAAATAGCCATAATACTCATCAATGATTCCCTGCATGATCTGCTTTTCTTCTTCCGTCGCTTCACGCATTGGATTCATGATGTCTTTGTTTTTGCCGCTTTTGAAAACAATTTCCTCAACACCCAATTTTTTTGCCAGCTCGCTGTAATTATACGTGCTCATAATGACGCCGATGGATCCGGTCAGCGTATCCCGAGTCGCCAAAATTTTATCCGCAGGCATCGAAATAAAGTAACCGCCTGAGGCTGCCAATGTACCCATGGAAACAACCAAAGGTTTTGGGTATTTTTCTTTTAAACTGATCAATTTCTGATAAATCTCATCACTTTCATACACACCGCCGCCAGGTGAATCAACTGCCAGGACAACCGCCTGAATCTCAGGATTGGTAAAGGCATCTTCGATTTCCTGTAAAAATATCTGGTGATTATAGGTATCGGTGGCTGACAATGAATCACTTGTGGACTGAATGGTTCCGTTGACGTTGATCAGAGCAATCGTTTTACCGGTTCCTTCCTGATAAGTCCCGGTGGTGAATGAGGGTTCCGAAGGCAACAGGGATTTTTCCAATTTTCCCATGTTTGCTCCTCCGGAAATAACATCTGTCTGTACGTATATCACCAGTAAAACAACGATAACCGCGATAGAAATCCAGCGTTTTTTATTCATACTCTCCTCCTACTGTTTTTCAACATTGATCATAAATTAAGATTGGATATGATTTTGTATCTCTTAGATCTTATTCTATGCAAAACCTTTCGTATTTAAAAACGGAACTATTTCCTTTTCTGTCAATATAAACTTTTAGAATAATTCGCTAAATTTCTGCTCTTTCCTTCAAAATATCCATATTTAAGACGATAAACCTCCCGGAGCACATCCCCAGGAGGTTTACGGATTTTCCTCTATCACGTTTTTGACAAGGTTTCAGGATTTTTTCGTAATCGGCAGCCACACCAGTATAGCTGGCAAAAGATGTTTTGTTAAACGAAGTAATGAAGACTTTACTTCAATACAATAGTTTCTGGAATTTTGTACATTTCCGGATATTCAAGCCACCATTTATAATCCAAGATCTGCTCGGTACCATATCCGAACATATCATCAATCGATTTAAGGAGACTGGCTCCTGCCGAATTCTGGCTTCCGATCCAAGTCCCCGCTTGATGGAACCATGAATCCTCCTTGGAATCCCATGGGCAGACTTTCATGCACCGTCCGCAGGAAATACCTTCTTCGTTTGATGTCCGGAATATACTGCACTTTTTAGAATTGACGTTCCAGCGCAAGTATCCGTTATATTCCACAGGATCGGCATCATAGGAAATGGCTTGAGCCGGACATTCCGCTGCACATTTTTTACACACTCTGCAGAAATCCTGCAAGCCAAAATCGATTGGCTTATCCGGAGCAAGCGGCAGATCCGTAGTAACGACAGCAGCTTTATGGCGGAATCCGAGCCGGGGATGGAGACTGGTGTTACCTGTGCGGCACATCTCCCCCAACCCGGCTGCGACAAGACAAGGGGTAACTGCCAAAATGTTATTGAAAGCATGAGAGGCCCTTGCATTATAACCAAGCCTGCGGATGTAATTTGCTATGATGACAGATATTAAAGCTGTAGCGATATAAGCATTAAAGGACTGCGCATCACTGATCCCGTCATAGCCAGTGGAACCCAGCATCGTTTCTAAATGTTGGTCTTTCACAAAGCCGATGACATATGGCAACCGTTCGGTTACAGGTTCGATGCATTCCTCTAGAGGTTTTTTCGCCATACCTTTCACATCTAGACAATGATAGGAATAGTAGGCATATTCCGGCATTTTGCCAATTGCTATATCGTCTGCATGCAGAAAGTACCCCAGATCTTTAATGTGCATTGACATTTGCTCGGGATCAGGTATCGCCAATTTATCCGGATTAGGCTTTCCTGTTCCTGCCACAGCTGCCGGCGTAGCAAGAAGAACAGCGGCTTGACCAATTGCTGTGTTTAAAGGGGATCTCGGAGTTTGGGTCAAGTATCCTCGAAATGCCTTATCTCCAACCCCGTTAGCTCCTTCTTCACCAAGTAGATGTCTTAATGTCAGTCCAGTAGCATGGTCAGCTTCGCTGATATTCTTGATCTTTCCAACGATCTTAGTGGTTCCCAACCATTGATCATTATGTTCCACATAGCGTACTGTAGCACTGCCCATATCGTGCACAGGATGAATTTTGGACCATTGTCCTTTTGGCGCAGCAGCGTACTGCACAGTGAAGTTGTTTGCTGCACTTGCAAACTTACCAGGTGTTTTTAATATTCCGGCAGCACCAAGGAATGTTGCTGCAGCGCCGGCTTTCAGAAAATTCCTTCGGTTGATTTGAAGTTGTTTTTTTTGCTCACTACTCATTCTTGTTCACCTCTTTTCAAGCTTGTTCAGTATTTGCCTTTTTCGTTTTTCCAATCGTGATGAAGCCTAACAAACGTGCCAGTACAACTGCAAGGACGATAGCTAATCCTCCAAATAGGAATATTGCAGTACTCGTTGCTTTAACATGCCCTACGGATGCGTTGATGTAGATAAAGGAAATTCCCGTCCAGGTAACAGCATACCAAATCACGAATAAGACCCAATTAATTACTGTTCTCCACATTTGCTCCATTTTGGCGCGAGGTTTAATAAAAAGAATTGCGGCTAAAAATAACACGCCAGCTATAAAAATCAACAATGTACCCATCATTTTCACCTCCTCTCTTAGCGATTTGGTCAATCCGGATGACTAGGTACATTGTACAAAATAAGGTAATTAAATGATTCAATCTAAATTGAAAATGATAATATTTTAGGTAAACTGCATATGGGACAATTGCTGGATTGATACAGATAATAAAATAATAACAGTGAGTATGTAGAAGAAAGGTTAGTCCCCTTTGCTTGGTGGCTAACCTTTCCGCGCTTCATCTCTTCTTTGTCCAGACACACGTGGAGTACTCAGATGAAGGAAATCGCTCCATATTAAGCGTTGAATATGCTTATTTTACACCTGTCAATGAAGCCCTTGTTGTAGTTAATGTTTCCGGAATTTTGTGATTTTCCGGCCATTCAAGCCACCATTTATAATCCAAGATCTGCTCGGTGCCATATCCGAACATATCATCAATCGATTTAAGGAGACTGGCTCCTGTCGAATTCTGGCTTCCAATCCAGGTTCCCGCCTGATGGAACCATGAATCCTCTTTGGAATTCCATGGGCAGACTTTCATGCACCGTCCGCAGGAAATACCTTCTTCGTTTGTTACCCGGAATATTTGGCACGTATTAGAATTGACGTTCCAGCGCAAGTATCCGTTATATTCCACAGGATCGGCATCATAGGAAATGGCTTGAGCCGGACATTCCGTTGCACATTTCTTACACACTCTACAGAAATCCTGTAAGCCAAAATCGATTGGCTTATCCGGAGCAAGCGGCAGATCCGTAGTAACGACAGCAGCTTTATGGCGGAATCCGAGCCGGGGATGGGCACTGGTGTTACCTGTGCGGGATAGCTCTCCCAACCCGGCTGCGATAAGACAAGGGGTAACTGCCAAAATGTTATTGAAAGCATGAGAGGCCCTTGCATTATAACCAAGTTTGCGGATGTAATTTGCTATGATGACAGATATATTAGCTGTAGCGTGATAAGCATTAAAGGACTGCGCATCACTGATCCCGTCATAGCCAGTGGAACCCAACATCGTTTCTAAATGTTGGTCAACCATAACGGTGATGACATATGGCATCCGTTCAGTTACAGGTACGACGCATTCCTCTACAGGTTTTTTCGGCAAATCAAACGCGTTTAATGTATGATAGGAAAAGTAGGCATATTCCGGCATTTTGCCAATTGCTATATCATCTGCACGCAGAAAGTAACCCAGATCTTTAATGTGCATTGACATTTGCTCTGGATCAGGTATCGCCATTTTCTGAGGAGCAGGCTTTCCTTCCATAACTGCCGGCGAAGCAATAGGACCAGCGGCTTGAGCAATTGCTGTGTTTAAAGGGGATCTCAGAGTTTGCGTCATGAATCCTCGAAATGCCTTATCGCCAAGTTTACCTCTTAATAGCAGTCCACCACCACCGTCAGCTTCGCTGATATTCTTGATCTTTCCAACGATCTTAGTGGTTCCCAACCATTGATCATTATTTTCCACATAGCGTACTGAAGCACTGCCCATATCGTGCACAGGATGAATCTTGGACCATTGTCCTTCTGGCGCAGCAGCATATTGCACACTGCTTGCTGCACTTGCAAACTTACCAGGTGTTTTTAATACTCCGGCAACACCAAGGAATGTGGCTGCAGCGCCGGCTTTCAGAAAATTCCTTCGGTTGATTTGAGGTTGTTTTTTTTGCTCACTACTCATTCTTTTTGACCTCTTTTCAAGCTTGTTCAGTATTTGTCTTTTTCGTTTTTCCAATCGTGATGAAGCCTAACAAACGTGCCAGTACAACTGCAAGGATAATAGCTAATCCTCCAAATAGGAATATTGCAGTACTCGTTGCTTTAACATGCCCTACGGATGCGTTGATGTAGATAAAGGAAATTCCCGTCCAGGTAACAGCATACCAAATCACGAATAAGACCCAGTTAATCACTGTTCTCCACATTTGCTCCATTTTGGCGCGAGGTTTAATAAAAAGAATTGCGGCTAAAAATAACACGCCAGCAACAAAAATCAACAATGTACCCATCATTTTCACCTCCTCTTTTAGCGATTTGGTCAATCGGATGACTAGGTACATTGTACAAAATAAGATAATTAAATGATTCAGTTTAAATTGAAAATAATCATTTTATAAATGATAATATTTTACAAATGCTAATTAGTGCCATCATGTTTGAATAATTGTGTTTCTTGTGTTAATTCTTCCAGCTTTCTGATATCAA is from Dehalobacter sp. 12DCB1 and encodes:
- a CDS encoding 4Fe-4S binding protein, which produces MKNSTNKIIVFAATVVFLLTLGFSWTHTDRDIIPFMNQVFPEAQSFQKIASSPVIYEGRTKDQNGEEERVGYVVIEQAVAYGGPIKMVTGIDLKGKIVGTVIAAHKDTPSFIDKVIEQKYLEKFIGKDITDPLSINKDIDRISGATFSSRGIAKAISRGSHAVARDEFGLDVKDEVQPFKFGSKEIAVIALVIPAVIGVAFKQRKLRWIALIGSLVFIGFQYNTSISLANIAALLMGNFPSIRENLVWYILLIGIPVITLILGKNVYCFWLCPFGALQEITAKVGGGKFKCCNKAIEAKAAKIRYILIYLALIGAFLTKSPSFAGYEPFATLFGRQGFGIQWLILPAVIFSSFFISRFWCRFFCPGLILNEIILRPRRYIMGILEKVSLENAKLKKVPGIKRTQRTQGTQGTKGIEEIEARSTNELNNIEVKE
- a CDS encoding Crp/Fnr family transcriptional regulator, with amino-acid sequence MKYSPVEEFSRIYKLDNFSKTFIENGKELFFKKNSVIASPGDVTEGFYFVKEGRVIASEFSPKGNERIICILEKSSIFLESNVLFNVPVFCYFKASIDTTLVFIKKEDLLDLLAKDLNVTLFLLQSLTKKFYSNMNHIDELLYHDTEWGMCNLFLTLAENFGVEEDTKIKLNIKISQQFISNLLGINRITTLRIIKKLKELMLIEQTNGYYYIKDIQQLRDYQTSIYTQL
- a CDS encoding Crp/Fnr family transcriptional regulator, coding for MFSSILRSQRVSKTLIEAGEKEFYKKNTTIASPGEIIDKFYYILKGRVLCIEYSPEGNEKIEFILEDGSIFLESNLLFDVPAFTYFKAVEDSYIIHLSKNKLMELILNNLDISLFIMESLTKKFFSSMSRIEELLFHDVEWRICNLFISMAKSYGIETENMIKLNFKISHQFIGHLLGINRITSIKIIKKLKGMNYIEQIDGYYYIKDLNGLEQYQARQKIK
- a CDS encoding dehalogenase — translated: MIIFWLILGALMVSSLWFVYIKFQAAGKMSVTRWVLTSISVLWGAFTLAWIVSSIGEGEMQAAGMGLLIFGAILLGLIILTVRLNSLISSKKKANKVEAA
- a CDS encoding YccF domain-containing protein, translating into MNFIGNLIWLLFGGIIGAILWFVAGVVLCVTIVGIPFGLQCFKISLLVLWPFGKEVILGGFGVGGLLLNILWLIFLGWELAVHHLIIGLIFCVTIVGIPFGLQHFKFAQLALIPFGAKIVDK
- a CDS encoding reductive dehalogenase, which produces MTLVKQDSDGKKLRLSRRNFLKKSIGMGVGAAGAALLGYELPGVNSVANAAGIEQHDTMPMEISSDYKRYNQKNTVFMRAFRGDQIVQADFFKYVGKKTGEIPQEGGEGWGQLEYAMDDAAWSVEDDVNGYHAPGFANLGLYNWEGKVSPNVYKFQTPELASQVVKKVATFFGADLVGIAPYDDRWVYTDVITDPKTATLKPNVFPFEPTNVIVMAFEMNYESFQAAPALLEGASAGNIYSNMGVTAHKVATFLRRLGYRAIPCGNDTALSVPLGVHAGLGELSRIGILITPKYGPRVRLCKIFTNLPLAVDKPITFGVAEFCKTCRKCADACPSQAISHDKEPSFKTITVSTSGGVKKWALDAEKCLSQWAQVGTDCGICVKVCPYNKLDEWHHDFVKLGTRTPARPILRFFDDLFGYGKVSASDATKNFWNK
- a CDS encoding dehalogenase; amino-acid sequence: MIIFWMFLGALIASSFWFVYIKFQAAGKMSVARWILTSISVLWGAFTLAWIVSSIGEDEMQAAGMGLLIFGAILLVLVIVTVRLNSLIPKKKVNKVEAA
- a CDS encoding reductive dehalogenase, translating into MDFGKEKTESTEQEKAIPKKFSRRGFLKTSVGMGVGAAGAAMLGYDGIANAAEVVEHDSYPVEISADYKRYDQKYNVIMRAMAGDPIVKPSFDTYFGKHMGVIPNKVADGYGRLEEAMKVGAFGVEDGINGYHAPGFASQGLYEWKNPQISGKVNPDKYTFESPEAASKAVKKAAKFFGASLVGIAPYDERWVFSRVYDMQKMDSVPNDLPFTPKSVIVMALEMSYEGFQAAPTSLELASAGNIYSSMSVVVNKMSHFVRALGYQTVPCGNDTALSVPLAIHAGLGELSRIGIVITPQFGPRQRFCKIFTDLPLAVDKPITFGVREFCKTCRKCADACPSQAITHDKEPSFEVSTVSTNGGVKRWAVNAEKCLTQWADAGTDCGICIKVCPYNKPSEWHHDLAKFATKTPARPILRYFDDLFGYGKATVAEAVKDFWK